In Bifidobacterium sp. ESL0775, the following are encoded in one genomic region:
- the mtnN gene encoding 5'-methylthioadenosine/S-adenosylhomocysteine nucleosidase, with protein sequence MKTVAIIGAMEEEVALIAKSLGDVKHNKTASLDINEGALASKSGEQIAVAATVGGMGLVNAAATTQCLVDNYHPDAVIFSGIAGSLNKSMHINDVVLGGTLRYLDSDMRMIAQWKPQTEEFHSDQHLLDVASAALDDMGIQHMTGVIASGNNFIGTPEQAAVVAEKTHADAVEMEGAAVAHVAARNDVPALVIRALSDEADTEYEQFKEFDISEYADTAARLALDIVTRL encoded by the coding sequence ATGAAGACCGTCGCCATCATCGGGGCCATGGAAGAGGAAGTAGCGCTCATCGCCAAGTCGCTGGGTGACGTCAAGCACAACAAGACCGCGAGTCTTGACATCAACGAGGGGGCGCTCGCCTCCAAGTCCGGCGAGCAAATCGCCGTCGCCGCGACGGTCGGCGGCATGGGCCTGGTCAACGCGGCCGCCACCACGCAATGCCTGGTCGACAATTACCATCCCGACGCCGTCATCTTCTCCGGCATCGCCGGCTCGCTCAACAAGTCCATGCACATCAACGACGTCGTGCTCGGCGGCACGTTGCGCTACCTCGATTCTGACATGCGCATGATCGCCCAATGGAAGCCCCAAACCGAGGAATTCCACAGTGACCAGCACCTGCTCGACGTGGCTTCAGCCGCGCTCGACGACATGGGCATCCAACACATGACCGGCGTCATCGCCTCCGGCAACAATTTCATCGGCACCCCTGAGCAAGCCGCCGTCGTGGCCGAGAAGACGCATGCCGACGCGGTGGAGATGGAAGGCGCGGCCGTGGCCCACGTCGCCGCGCGCAACGATGTTCCGGCGCTTGTCATCCGCGCGCTTTCCGACGAGGCCGACACCGAATACGAGCAGTTCAAGGAATTCGACATCTCCGAATACGCCGACACCGCCGCCCGCCTCGCGCTTGACATCGTCACCCGTCTCTGA
- a CDS encoding 3-deoxy-7-phosphoheptulonate synthase, whose protein sequence is MANAQNKPNGDLEDDQGVDDAKNRAAFEKALKNGENPLKAAGVTRWEDEVGVNRIVNRRVFELEPLPTPADVLSNMPLSPEATDLVVNSRNEIRDCLYGRDDRLLVIAGPCSVHDPQAALDYAGRLAKMKDELGDRLLIVMRVYFEKPRTTVGWKGLINDPDIDGSHNIKKGLLLARKTLLGVLDHGVAAATEFLEPTSPQYISDAVSWGVIGARNTESQIHRQLASGLSMPIGFKNATDGSVRAAIDGCYTAAQQHTFFGIDHLGRASAVETLGNPDCHVVLRGSSHGPNYDTASVQNAMRSIRGEMPEDSAACHGLIIDCSHGNSGKDEIRQAEVARELAGRIATGEPDITGLMMESFIAGGNQPAAPLSQLEYGKSITDKCIAWPETERLLRELANAVDVRRGV, encoded by the coding sequence CTGAAGAACGGGGAGAACCCGCTCAAGGCCGCAGGTGTGACGCGCTGGGAGGACGAGGTCGGCGTCAACCGCATCGTCAACCGCCGGGTCTTCGAGCTTGAGCCGCTGCCCACACCGGCCGATGTGCTCTCGAACATGCCGTTGAGCCCCGAGGCGACGGATCTGGTCGTCAACTCCCGTAACGAGATCCGCGATTGCCTGTATGGCAGGGATGACCGGCTGCTGGTCATCGCAGGTCCCTGTTCCGTCCATGATCCGCAAGCCGCGCTCGATTACGCGGGCCGTCTGGCGAAGATGAAGGACGAACTGGGCGACCGCCTTTTGATTGTCATGCGCGTCTATTTCGAGAAGCCGCGCACCACCGTGGGATGGAAGGGCCTGATCAACGACCCCGACATCGACGGCAGCCACAACATCAAGAAGGGTCTGCTGCTCGCCCGCAAGACCCTGCTCGGCGTGCTCGACCACGGCGTCGCGGCCGCCACGGAGTTCCTGGAGCCGACCAGCCCGCAATACATCTCCGACGCGGTGAGCTGGGGTGTCATCGGCGCACGTAATACAGAATCGCAAATCCATCGCCAGCTGGCCAGCGGGCTTTCGATGCCGATCGGTTTCAAGAACGCGACCGACGGATCGGTTCGTGCCGCTATCGACGGATGCTATACGGCTGCCCAGCAGCACACGTTCTTCGGCATCGACCACCTCGGCCGGGCCAGCGCCGTCGAGACGCTCGGTAATCCGGACTGCCACGTCGTGTTGCGCGGCTCCTCGCACGGACCCAATTACGACACCGCCTCGGTTCAGAACGCGATGCGATCCATCCGTGGCGAGATGCCTGAGGATTCCGCCGCCTGCCACGGCCTCATCATCGACTGTTCACACGGCAATTCCGGCAAGGACGAGATCCGCCAGGCCGAGGTCGCGCGCGAGCTGGCCGGCCGCATCGCCACCGGTGAACCGGACATCACCGGCCTGATGATGGAAAGCTTCATCGCCGGCGGAAACCAACCTGCGGCCCCGCTTTCGCAGCTTGAGTATGGCAAGTCGATCACCGACAAGTGCATAGCGTGGCCGGAAACGGAACGGCTGCTGCGAGAGCTTGCCAACGCCGTGGACGTCCGCCGTGGTGTGTGA